One window of Medicago truncatula cultivar Jemalong A17 chromosome 2, MtrunA17r5.0-ANR, whole genome shotgun sequence genomic DNA carries:
- the LOC11419562 gene encoding uncharacterized protein — MNDMENHQNQNKNPNQDLQGWGTWEELLLASAVDRHGFKDWDTIAMEVQSRTNRTSLLATAHHCEQKFHDLNRRFKDDVPPPQQNGDVSAVTAEDSDHVPWLDKLRKQRVAELRRDVQLSDVSILSLQLQVKKLEDEKAKENEEKVETEPDLAVSGEGRLPENEKTGGDIDEPVPAIRRLDESTTNTDKLLPAAGEESDRDNQSVNESNSTGSRFDALKTGEVDVKLGSGPGHGSGSVQVKSGLNEPDQTGRKRKSVEEESNNGSYDNNEAKAVTCESVPPSEERKVEDDSVTRSEGGGTRESSEVQSSSSLSKTRRTQRRRKEVSGEDAKMENEDVAVVKSEPLFGVLEMIKRHQKFSLFERRLEKNQDLDRYKNTVKRHVDLETIQLRVQEGHYSSGTNTFFLDLVTLFSNATVFFSRGSPELRAAQQLRRLILDEMKTFGQAQSNTITQKSDSLPPNTPLSRPDSLSKHKPPILVCRKRSSIPVKPSTTTFSHKGDHKPIINDKKERPSSDVKPTLKPSYSETDEEEPPKAKEKPVTGARSRRSNKNLSSNASNKKPPSNSTPRTGSSANKPAETPKLKNKAEGVSDKKKNNGAAGFLNRIKKNESVEVLRSGSGGGGGSSGSSKGGGGGGTNTKEQKKVVNNGKGEKGKERASRYNDGGGSGSGDKRNKNIESNSKRNVGRPPKKAAETVASTKRGRESSASGGKDKRPKKRSKK, encoded by the exons atgaATGATATGGAAAaccaccaaaaccaaaacaaaaacccAAACCAAGACCTACAGGGTTGGGGCACGTGGGAAGAGCTTTTACTAGCCTCCGCCGTCGACCGCCATGGCTTCAAAGACTGGGACACCATCGCCATGGAGGTTCAGTCACGTACCAACCGCACTTCCCTCCTCGCCACCGCACACCACTGCGAACAAAAATTTCACGATCTAAACCGCCGATTCAAAGACGACGTCCCGCCGCCACAACAGAACGGCGATGTCTCCGCCGTCACGGCTGAAGATTCCGATCACGTTCCATGGCTTGATAAACTCCGTAAACAACGTGTTGCTGAGCTCCGTCGTGATGTCCAACTCAGCGACGTCTCCATTCT GTCGTTGCAGTTGCAGGTGAAAAAATTAGAAGACGAGAAAGCCAAAGAAAATGAGGAAAAAGTAGAAACAGAACCAGATCTGGCGGTTTCCGGCGAGGGACGGTTGCCGGagaatgaaaaaaccggtggaGATATAGATGAACCGGTACCGGCTATTCGGCGGCTCGATGAAAGCACAACTAATACTGATAAGTTGTTACCAGCAGCGGGTGAAGAATCGGACCGGGATAATCAATCTGTTAATGAGTCAAACTCAACCGGTTCGAGGTTTGATGCATTGAAAACCGGTGAGGTTGATGTAAAATTAGGTTCTGGTCCAGGTCATGGTTCCGGTTCGGTTCAAGTTAAATCCGGTTTAAACGAACCGGATCAAACCGGGAGGAAAAGAAAATCGGTTGAGGAAGAATCGAATAACGGAAGCTATGATAACAACGAGGCTAAAGCTGTTACGTGTGAGTCGGTGCCTCCGAGTGAGGAAAGGAAGGTGGAGGATGACTCGGTGACTCGTTCGGAGGGGGGAGGGACGAGGGAGAGCAGTGAGGTGCAGAGTTCGTCGAGTTTGTCGAAGACGAGGAGGACACAGCGGCGGAGGAAGGAGGTTTCCGGTGAAGACGCAAAGATGGAGAATGAGGACGTGGCGGTGGTGAAATCAGAACCGTTGTTTGGCGTGTTGGAGATGATCAAAAGAcatcaaaaattttcattgtttgaGCGCCGTCTTGAAAAAAACCAG GATTTGGACAGATACAAAAACACTGTGAAACGGCATGTGGACTTGGAAACCATACAGCTGAGGGTCCAAGAGGGTCACTATTCCTCAGGGACAAACACATTCTTCCTCGACCTCGTCACCCTCTTCAGCAATGCCACCGTGTTTTTCTCTCGTGGTTCGCCTGAATTGCGGGCTGCGCAGCAGCTGCGCCGCCTCATCCTTGATGAGATGAAAACCTTCGGCCAAGCACAATCCAACACTATCACCCAGAAGAGCGATTCACTCCCTCCAAACACACCACTATCCAGACCAGACTCTCTCTCCAAGCACAAACCTCCTATATTAGTTTGCCGCAAACGTAGTTCAATCCCAGTCAAACCTTCTACCACCACCTTTAGCCACAAGGGTGATCACAAACCCATCATCAATGACAAGAAGGAAAGGCCTTCCTCTGATGTGAAACCAACCTTAAAACCAAGTTATTCGGAGACAGATGAAGAGGAGCCTCCTAAGGCCAAGGAAAAGCCTGTCACTGGAGCTAGAAGCAGAAGAAGTAACAAGAACCTCAGCAGCAACGCCAGCAATAAGAAACCACCCTCTAACTCCACTCCTAGAACAGGGTCCTCGGCAAATAAACCGGCCGAGACCCCAAAATTGAAGAACAAAGCAGAGGGGGTGTCAGACAAGAAGAAGAACAACGGTGCTGCTGGTTTCTTGAatagaataaagaaaaatgaatcGGTGGAGGTGCTGAGGAGtggtagtggtggtggtggaggaagTAGTGGAAGCAGTAagggtggtggtggaggtggtACTAATACAAAAGAGCAGAAGAAAGTGGTGAACAATGGAAAAGGGGAGAAAGGGAAAGAAAGAGCTTCAAGGTATAACGATGGAGGAGGGTCTGGTTCAGGAGATAAGAGGAACAAGAATATTGAGAGCAACTCGAAGAGGAACGTTGGAAGACCTCCAAAAAAAGCAGCAGAGACCGTAGCTAGTACAAAGCGTGGAAGGGAAAGTAGTGCAAGTGGTGGCAAGGATAAGCGACCGAAAAAACGTTCTAAGAAGTGA